Proteins found in one Leptospira hartskeerlii genomic segment:
- the ychF gene encoding redox-regulated ATPase YchF, which translates to MSLNCGIVGLPNVGKSTIFNALTKAGAEMQNYPFCTIEPNKGIVEVPDARLDRLVEIYKPQKKIPAIMEFVDIAGLVKGASQGEGLGNKFLSHIREVDAICHVVRAFEDENITHVHGKIDPVEDAQVVTMELIFADLESVEKQYQKISRNAKAGNKEAQEATAVLDKILAVLKEGKPARLADIKPEEQKLVKTFNLITSKPVLYVANITDKAAIAKENPIVESVKKMALAEGAEVVTLCGKFEEEISGLSKEEQLEFLSEIGETSSGLDRMIQAAYKLLGLVTFFTAGEVEARAWTTGVGSTGPIAASVIHSDFEKGFVRAEVMKFEDLDRTGSPNKVKEEGKLKIEGKEYIVQDGDVIFFRVNA; encoded by the coding sequence ATGAGCTTGAATTGCGGGATCGTAGGACTTCCAAACGTAGGAAAATCAACCATATTTAACGCATTGACCAAGGCAGGTGCCGAAATGCAAAACTATCCGTTTTGTACAATCGAACCAAACAAGGGAATTGTAGAAGTCCCGGACGCAAGGCTGGACAGGCTCGTAGAAATTTACAAACCCCAAAAGAAAATACCTGCAATCATGGAATTCGTGGATATCGCAGGATTGGTAAAAGGTGCAAGCCAAGGGGAGGGTCTCGGAAATAAATTTCTTTCTCATATCCGTGAAGTGGATGCGATCTGCCATGTAGTCCGAGCATTCGAAGACGAAAACATCACTCATGTTCACGGTAAAATTGATCCGGTAGAAGACGCACAAGTCGTTACGATGGAACTTATTTTTGCGGATCTTGAATCGGTAGAAAAGCAGTACCAAAAAATTTCCAGAAACGCAAAAGCTGGAAATAAAGAAGCACAAGAAGCAACTGCCGTTTTAGATAAAATACTAGCTGTTTTGAAGGAAGGAAAACCGGCTAGACTTGCGGATATCAAACCGGAAGAACAAAAATTAGTTAAAACATTCAACCTGATCACTTCCAAACCAGTTTTATATGTGGCGAATATCACAGATAAAGCAGCTATCGCCAAAGAAAATCCAATTGTGGAATCCGTAAAAAAAATGGCCTTGGCTGAAGGAGCAGAAGTTGTCACTCTCTGCGGAAAATTCGAAGAAGAAATTTCAGGTCTGAGCAAAGAAGAACAATTAGAATTCTTAAGTGAGATCGGAGAAACAAGCAGTGGATTAGACAGAATGATCCAAGCTGCATATAAACTTTTAGGACTTGTAACATTCTTCACGGCTGGAGAAGTAGAAGCGAGAGCTTGGACCACAGGTGTTGGAAGCACAGGACCGATCGCCGCATCCGTAATCCATTCAGACTTCGAAAAAGGATTTGTTCGGGCAGAAGTAATGAAATTCGAAGACCTGGACAGAACAGGAAGTCCGAACAAAGTAAAAGAAGAAGGTAAACTAAAGATCGAAGGAAAAGAATATATCGTTCAAGATGGAGACGTTATCTTTTTTAGAGTAAACGCTTAA
- a CDS encoding UbiA-like polyprenyltransferase has product MASNTLAALGKYGRFIKFSHTLFALPFAGIAFVLAILQEPSLSLLAMGQKLFWILVCMVGARSAAMGFNRWADRKIDAKNPRTANREIPSGQISDFMAVVFILGASFVFFIGSWFLNPLSFYLSFPTLFLLLTYSYTKRFTFLCHFYLGLTIGLAPLATWIAIREEFSWIAGFWTLGLAFNLAGFDILYALQDREFDKKEGLHSVPVRFGEKGSFIISRISHILSVSFLAVAAWYAGFQGAFWAFLVFVAYLLFREQKIASENKDGNFPPSFYQIHSWISLVIFLGILAETGPGLVSLFSRF; this is encoded by the coding sequence ATGGCTTCCAATACTCTTGCTGCTCTAGGCAAATACGGTCGTTTTATAAAATTCTCCCATACTTTATTTGCTCTTCCATTTGCAGGGATCGCATTCGTTCTCGCAATCTTACAAGAGCCAAGTCTTTCTCTTCTCGCCATGGGCCAGAAATTATTTTGGATCTTAGTCTGTATGGTTGGAGCAAGAAGTGCAGCCATGGGATTTAATAGATGGGCAGATCGTAAGATTGATGCTAAAAATCCAAGGACGGCAAATAGAGAGATCCCAAGCGGTCAAATCTCGGATTTTATGGCAGTGGTCTTTATCTTAGGAGCTTCTTTCGTATTTTTTATAGGAAGTTGGTTCTTAAATCCACTTTCTTTTTATCTTTCTTTTCCAACTCTATTTCTTCTATTAACTTATTCTTATACAAAACGTTTTACGTTCTTATGCCATTTTTATCTGGGATTGACAATCGGTCTTGCTCCTCTTGCAACTTGGATCGCTATCAGAGAGGAATTTTCTTGGATCGCAGGATTTTGGACCTTAGGACTCGCTTTCAATTTGGCAGGATTTGATATTCTGTATGCTTTGCAGGACAGAGAATTTGACAAGAAAGAAGGTCTTCATTCAGTTCCCGTTCGTTTCGGGGAGAAAGGTTCTTTTATAATATCAAGAATTTCTCATATTCTTTCTGTCTCTTTTCTCGCTGTGGCAGCCTGGTATGCAGGTTTTCAAGGAGCTTTCTGGGCGTTTCTGGTATTTGTAGCATATTTATTATTTAGAGAACAGAAGATCGCCTCCGAAAATAAGGATGGGAACTTTCCACCTAGTTTTTATCAGATCCATTCTTGGATCTCTCTTGTGATCTTTTTAGGAATTTTGGCAGAAACCGGTCCAGGCTTAGTTTCTCTTTTTTCCAGGTTTTAA
- a CDS encoding UbiX family flavin prenyltransferase, whose amino-acid sequence MSEEKPLRLVLAMAGASGSIYAARFIRALMEIPGETWFVPSPASIRVFKEEYETNVQTGEDIIEFVRKKWNPKQTHKFHLRKFEDIGADIASGSNIWDGMVVLPCSMKTVAAIRIGITENLIERAADVTLKERRKLILVPRETPYNRIHLENMLALHDAGAIIAPASPGFYQMPQSLEDLGDFMATRIFRLLGKEIDFYPRWNP is encoded by the coding sequence ATGAGCGAAGAAAAACCTTTAAGACTGGTACTTGCAATGGCTGGAGCAAGCGGCTCCATCTATGCTGCCAGATTTATTAGAGCTCTTATGGAAATTCCTGGAGAAACCTGGTTTGTTCCAAGCCCTGCTTCTATTCGAGTTTTTAAAGAAGAATATGAAACGAATGTACAAACAGGAGAAGATATCATAGAATTTGTACGTAAAAAATGGAATCCAAAACAAACTCACAAATTTCATCTTAGAAAATTCGAAGATATAGGTGCAGATATAGCTTCCGGTTCCAATATTTGGGATGGAATGGTTGTGCTTCCCTGCTCTATGAAAACGGTAGCTGCGATTCGCATCGGTATCACTGAAAACTTGATAGAAAGAGCGGCTGACGTAACCTTAAAAGAAAGAAGAAAGCTCATCTTAGTTCCTAGAGAAACGCCTTACAATCGTATTCATTTGGAAAATATGTTAGCTCTGCATGATGCAGGTGCGATCATCGCTCCTGCTTCTCCTGGTTTTTATCAAATGCCCCAAAGTTTAGAAGATTTAGGGGATTTTATGGCGACTCGGATTTTCAGACTTTTAGGAAAAGAGATAGATTTTTATCCTCGTTGGAATCCATAA